A single Nostoc sp. PCC 7107 DNA region contains:
- a CDS encoding magnesium chelatase subunit H: MFTHVKSTIRHIAPENLRGRNLIKVVYVVLESQYQSALSQAVRTINANSPDLAIEISGYLIEELRDQENYEEFQRDIQSANIFIASLIFIEDLAQKVVTAVEPYRDNLDVAVVFPSMPEVMRLNKMGSFSLAQLGQSKSAIAQFMRKRKEKSGAGFQDGMLKLLRTLPQVLKFLPMEKAQDARNFMLSFQYWLGGSPENLENFLLMLADKYVLKGVDKQGSASLEYEAPVVYPDMGIWHPLATTMYEDVREYLNWYTARKDISSDLKDPLAPCVGLVLQRTHLVTGDDAHYVAMVQELESLGARVVPVFAGGLDFSKPVDAYFYEPTTNTALVDAVISLTGFALVGGPARQDHPKAIDSLKRLNRPYMVALPLVFQTTEEWLDSDLGLHPIQVALQIAIPELDGAIEPIILSGRDGATGKAIALRDRIEAVAQRALRWANLRRKPKLDKKVAITVFSFPPDKGNVGTAAYLDVFGSIYEVMKALRNNGYDLPELPESAEALMQEVIHDAQAQYASPELNIAYKMSVPEYEALTPYSQRLEENWGPPPGNLNSDGQNLLIYGKQFGNVFIGVQPTFGYEGDPMRLLFSRSASPHHGFAAYYTYLERVWGADAVLHFGTHGSLEFMPGKQMGMSGDCYPDNLIGNIPNLYYYAANNPSEATIAKRRSYAETISYLTPPAENAGLYKGLKELSELIASYQTLKDSGRGIPIVNTIMDKCRIVNLDKDINLPETDAKDMTPEERDNIVGSVYRKLMEIESRLLPCGLHVIGKPPTAEEAVATLVNIASLDRQEEEIVSLPRIIANSLGRDIDEIYQNSDRGILEDVQLLQEITLATRAAVGALIQEQTDAEGRVSLVSKLNFFNMGKKEPWVEALHKAGYPKVDTSVLKPLFEYLEFCLQQVCADNELGALLKGLEGEYILPGPGGDPIRNPDVLPTGKNIHALDPQSIPTAAAVQSAKIVVDRLLARNKAENNGNWPETIACVLWGTDNIKTYGESLAQIMWMVGVRPVPDSLGRVNKLELIPLEELGRPRIDVVINCSGVFRDLFINQMNLLDQGVKMAAEADEPLEMNFVRKHALQQAEEMGINLRQAATRVFSNASGSYSSNINLAVENSSWDSEAELQEMYLNRKSFSFNSDNPGMMDESRQIFESTLKTADATFQNLDSSEISLTDVSHYFDSDPTKLVASLRGDGKKPSSYIADTTTANAQVRTLSETVRLDARTKLLNPKWYEGMLSHGYEGVRELSKRLVNTTGWSATAGAVDNWIYEDTNETFIKDEEMQKRLLNLNPHSFRKIVSTLLEVNGRGYWETSEENLERLRELYQEVEDRIEGIE; this comes from the coding sequence ATGTTCACCCACGTCAAGTCCACCATTAGACACATTGCGCCTGAAAACCTGCGCGGACGTAATTTAATTAAGGTGGTCTATGTCGTGCTTGAGTCCCAGTACCAGAGTGCATTATCGCAAGCGGTTCGCACAATTAACGCGAACAGTCCCGATCTGGCGATCGAAATCAGTGGGTACTTAATTGAGGAACTCAGAGACCAAGAAAACTATGAAGAGTTCCAACGCGATATACAAAGTGCCAATATTTTTATTGCCTCTCTGATTTTTATCGAAGACTTAGCACAAAAAGTAGTAACCGCAGTAGAACCGTACCGCGATAATTTAGACGTTGCCGTTGTTTTCCCCTCAATGCCAGAGGTAATGCGCCTAAATAAAATGGGCAGTTTTTCCTTGGCGCAGTTGGGTCAATCGAAGAGTGCGATCGCACAATTCATGCGGAAACGCAAAGAAAAATCCGGTGCCGGATTCCAAGATGGAATGCTGAAACTCTTGCGGACACTGCCCCAAGTGTTGAAGTTCTTGCCTATGGAAAAGGCACAGGACGCACGCAATTTCATGTTGAGTTTTCAGTATTGGTTAGGTGGTTCTCCAGAAAACCTGGAAAACTTCTTGCTGATGCTGGCTGACAAGTATGTATTAAAAGGCGTAGACAAACAAGGTTCTGCGTCTCTGGAATATGAAGCACCAGTTGTTTACCCTGATATGGGGATTTGGCATCCTTTAGCAACCACCATGTATGAGGATGTCCGAGAATATCTCAACTGGTATACAGCCCGTAAAGATATTTCCAGTGATTTGAAAGATCCCCTAGCCCCTTGTGTAGGCTTAGTATTACAACGCACTCACCTAGTTACAGGTGATGATGCCCATTACGTGGCAATGGTACAGGAATTAGAATCCCTCGGCGCACGGGTAGTGCCTGTGTTTGCTGGTGGTTTGGATTTCTCCAAGCCTGTGGATGCTTATTTCTACGAACCAACCACCAACACAGCACTAGTTGATGCAGTCATATCCTTAACTGGTTTTGCGTTAGTTGGCGGCCCAGCTAGACAAGACCATCCCAAAGCAATTGACTCACTCAAACGCTTAAATCGCCCTTACATGGTGGCGTTACCCTTGGTATTCCAAACCACCGAAGAATGGTTAGATAGCGATTTAGGCTTACATCCCATTCAAGTAGCTTTACAAATTGCCATTCCTGAACTAGATGGGGCGATTGAACCGATTATCTTATCGGGTAGAGATGGGGCGACAGGAAAAGCGATCGCACTGCGCGATCGCATCGAAGCTGTTGCCCAACGTGCTTTGAGATGGGCTAACCTGCGCCGCAAACCCAAACTAGATAAAAAAGTTGCCATCACCGTTTTCAGTTTCCCCCCCGACAAAGGCAACGTCGGTACAGCAGCTTACTTAGATGTATTCGGTTCCATCTACGAAGTCATGAAGGCGCTGCGAAACAACGGCTACGACTTGCCAGAGTTACCAGAATCAGCTGAAGCTTTGATGCAGGAAGTCATCCACGACGCACAAGCACAGTATGCCAGCCCGGAACTGAACATTGCTTACAAAATGTCAGTGCCAGAATATGAGGCACTCACACCTTATTCCCAACGCCTAGAAGAAAACTGGGGGCCACCACCAGGAAACCTCAACAGCGATGGACAAAACTTGCTGATTTACGGTAAGCAATTTGGTAACGTCTTTATCGGTGTTCAGCCTACGTTTGGTTACGAAGGCGACCCGATGCGGTTGTTATTCTCCCGTTCCGCCAGCCCTCACCACGGTTTTGCGGCTTACTACACCTATCTTGAAAGAGTTTGGGGTGCGGATGCGGTACTGCACTTCGGTACACATGGTTCCTTGGAATTCATGCCAGGTAAGCAAATGGGGATGTCTGGTGATTGTTACCCCGATAACTTGATTGGTAACATTCCCAACCTGTACTACTACGCCGCTAACAACCCCAGCGAAGCCACAATTGCTAAACGCCGCAGTTACGCCGAGACAATTTCTTACCTGACACCACCCGCTGAAAACGCTGGTTTGTACAAAGGGTTGAAAGAACTCAGCGAGTTAATTGCTTCTTACCAAACCTTAAAAGATAGCGGTCGCGGTATCCCCATCGTCAACACGATTATGGATAAATGCCGCATCGTCAACCTGGATAAAGATATTAACTTGCCCGAAACCGATGCCAAAGATATGACCCCCGAAGAACGGGATAATATTGTCGGCAGCGTCTACCGCAAGCTAATGGAAATCGAATCTCGGTTATTACCTTGTGGTTTGCACGTCATTGGTAAACCGCCAACTGCTGAGGAAGCCGTTGCTACCCTGGTAAATATTGCCAGCTTAGACCGTCAAGAAGAAGAAATTGTCAGCTTACCGCGGATTATTGCCAATAGTTTAGGGCGGGATATTGACGAGATTTACCAAAATAGCGATCGCGGTATCTTAGAAGATGTCCAACTACTACAAGAAATCACCCTAGCTACTCGTGCCGCCGTTGGTGCATTAATACAAGAACAAACCGATGCTGAAGGAAGGGTTTCCCTAGTTTCCAAGTTGAATTTCTTCAACATGGGCAAAAAGGAACCTTGGGTAGAAGCACTGCACAAAGCTGGGTATCCCAAAGTTGATACCTCAGTTTTAAAACCCCTGTTCGAGTATTTAGAATTCTGCTTACAACAAGTTTGTGCAGACAACGAACTCGGCGCATTACTCAAAGGCTTAGAAGGCGAATATATTCTTCCCGGCCCTGGTGGCGACCCCATCCGTAACCCCGATGTATTGCCCACAGGTAAGAACATCCACGCCCTCGACCCCCAATCGATTCCCACGGCGGCGGCTGTCCAATCAGCCAAAATCGTCGTAGATAGACTATTGGCGCGGAATAAAGCTGAAAACAACGGTAATTGGCCAGAAACCATCGCCTGTGTTCTCTGGGGAACCGATAACATCAAAACCTATGGCGAATCCCTGGCACAAATCATGTGGATGGTCGGTGTCCGTCCGGTTCCTGATTCCTTGGGACGGGTGAACAAGTTAGAGTTAATCCCCCTAGAAGAGTTGGGAAGACCCAGAATTGATGTAGTAATTAACTGTTCTGGTGTATTCCGTGACTTGTTCATCAACCAAATGAACTTGCTAGACCAAGGGGTGAAGATGGCGGCGGAAGCAGATGAACCATTAGAAATGAACTTTGTCCGCAAACACGCTTTGCAGCAAGCTGAGGAAATGGGTATTAATCTGCGTCAAGCAGCCACCCGCGTCTTCTCCAATGCTTCTGGTTCCTACTCCTCAAATATCAACTTGGCGGTAGAAAACAGTAGTTGGGACAGCGAAGCCGAGTTACAAGAAATGTACCTCAATCGCAAATCCTTCTCCTTCAATTCCGATAACCCCGGAATGATGGATGAATCCCGGCAGATTTTTGAAAGCACCTTGAAAACTGCTGATGCAACTTTCCAAAACCTGGATTCCTCTGAAATTAGCTTGACAGACGTTTCCCACTACTTTGACTCAGACCCCACCAAGCTGGTAGCAAGTCTGCGTGGTGATGGTAAAAAACCTTCATCCTACATTGCAGACACCACCACAGCTAACGCCCAAGTCCGCACCTTATCCGAAACCGTGCGCTTAGATGCCCGTACCAAATTATTAAATCCCAAGTGGTATGAAGGTATGCTGTCTCACGGTTACGAAGGTGTCCGCGAACTCTCCAAGCGGTTGGTAAATACCACAGGCTGGAGTGCAACAGCCGGCGCAGTGGACAACTGGATTTATGAGGATACCAACGAAACCTTCATCAAAGATGAAGAAATGCAAAAACGGTTACTTAACCTCAACCCCCATTCTTTCCGCAAGATTGTCTCAACTTTGTTGGAAGTAAATGGTCGCGGTTATTGGGAAACTAGCGAGGAGAATTTAGAACGCCTCCGCGAGTTGTACCAAGAAGTTGAAGACCGCATTGAAGGCATAGAATAG
- a CDS encoding DUF2281 domain-containing protein has protein sequence MATQVVNTTSELIAKLQTLAPEQQQQVLDFVEFLMQKYAQPEKTQETLQQRLPDLNRGEIWMSDDFNDPLPDEFWMGEGEI, from the coding sequence ATGGCTACTCAAGTTGTAAATACCACCTCAGAATTAATTGCCAAGTTGCAAACTCTAGCACCAGAACAGCAACAGCAGGTCTTAGATTTTGTGGAATTTTTAATGCAAAAATATGCTCAACCTGAAAAAACCCAAGAAACTCTTCAACAACGACTCCCAGACTTAAATCGAGGCGAAATTTGGATGAGTGATGATTTTAATGATCCTTTACCTGATGAATTTTGGATGGGCGAAGGAGAAATATAG
- a CDS encoding Rpn family recombination-promoting nuclease/putative transposase, which produces MYDNVCKFLAESFTSDFATWLLNEPIALTQLSPSELSLEPIRADALILLQSDEIVLHLEFQTRPKVEIPFRMSDYRLRGYRKFPQKKMRQVVIYLQPSDSELVYQTEFILENSWHRFDVIRLWEQPTEIFFNCPGLLPFATLSQTNNQTRTLEEVAQVIEAIEDTRIRSNLAASTAVLSGLVLNKDVIKRILRSDIMRESVIYQDILQEGLEQGIQQNTQEIAIKLINKGISLEIIADATGLTIEQLQKLQAQTEDTQPQ; this is translated from the coding sequence ATGTATGATAATGTCTGTAAGTTCCTTGCTGAATCATTTACCAGTGACTTTGCAACTTGGCTACTGAATGAACCAATTGCACTAACTCAACTAAGTCCATCGGAATTATCCCTCGAACCCATACGGGCAGATGCGCTAATTTTGTTACAGTCTGATGAAATTGTCCTCCATCTAGAATTTCAAACCAGACCAAAAGTTGAGATTCCCTTTCGGATGAGTGATTATCGCTTACGCGGGTATCGCAAATTTCCCCAGAAAAAAATGCGTCAGGTAGTAATTTATTTACAACCAAGCGATTCTGAGTTAGTTTATCAAACCGAATTTATTTTAGAAAATAGCTGGCACAGATTTGACGTAATTCGACTGTGGGAACAGCCTACGGAAATATTTTTCAATTGCCCAGGTTTGCTACCATTTGCAACTTTAAGCCAAACCAATAATCAAACGCGAACCTTAGAAGAAGTAGCTCAAGTTATTGAAGCAATCGAAGATACCAGAATCCGCAGTAATCTTGCTGCATCAACGGCCGTGTTATCTGGGTTAGTATTAAATAAGGACGTGATTAAAAGAATTTTGCGGAGTGATATTATGCGCGAATCTGTAATTTATCAAGATATTTTACAAGAAGGTCTTGAGCAGGGGATTCAACAAAACACTCAAGAAATTGCCATCAAACTGATTAATAAAGGTATTAGTCTCGAAATAATTGCGGATGCCACAGGTTTAACTATTGAACAGTTGCAAAAATTGCAGGCTCAAACAGAAGACACTCAACCCCAGTAA
- the mazG gene encoding nucleoside triphosphate pyrophosphohydrolase, whose product MELNHNQAETLAALQELIDVVAKLRSPDGGCPWDLVQTPETLIPYVIEEAYEVVDAIQSGDQAAISEELGDLLLQVVLQAQIAKEYQKFTLKQVAQGISQKLIRRHPHVFGDVSVQNIDEVRQNWEQIKAAEKGEATPEKHQLSAKLSRYGRTLPPLMAAMKISHKAAAVGFEWENIDGVWAKFHEELGEFHQALAEETPERQQAELGDLLFAVIQLARWYNLDPSAALQGTNQRFVQRLQKMEAVVDRPLSDYSLDELEILWQQAKAQLAQES is encoded by the coding sequence ATGGAACTAAATCACAATCAGGCTGAAACATTAGCGGCGTTACAAGAATTAATTGATGTAGTGGCAAAATTGCGATCGCCTGATGGGGGTTGTCCTTGGGATTTAGTACAAACTCCCGAAACGCTTATACCTTATGTGATTGAAGAAGCTTATGAAGTGGTAGATGCAATTCAAAGTGGTGATCAAGCGGCAATTTCTGAGGAATTAGGCGATTTGCTGTTACAAGTTGTTTTACAAGCCCAAATCGCCAAGGAGTACCAAAAATTCACTCTCAAACAAGTCGCCCAAGGGATTTCGCAAAAACTCATTCGCCGCCATCCCCATGTTTTTGGTGATGTGTCGGTACAGAATATCGATGAGGTGCGGCAAAATTGGGAGCAAATTAAAGCAGCAGAAAAAGGCGAAGCAACTCCCGAAAAACACCAACTTAGTGCCAAACTCAGCCGCTACGGGCGCACTCTGCCCCCATTGATGGCGGCGATGAAAATTTCTCATAAAGCGGCGGCGGTAGGCTTTGAATGGGAAAATATTGATGGCGTGTGGGCAAAGTTTCACGAAGAGTTAGGCGAGTTTCACCAAGCTTTGGCAGAGGAAACACCAGAACGCCAACAAGCAGAGTTAGGCGATTTATTATTTGCGGTGATTCAGTTAGCCCGTTGGTATAATCTTGACCCTAGCGCCGCTTTGCAAGGGACAAATCAGCGGTTTGTGCAGAGGTTACAAAAAATGGAGGCAGTGGTTGACCGCCCCCTCTCTGATTACAGTTTGGATGAGTTAGAAATACTCTGGCAACAGGCAAAAGCTCAACTTGCCCAAGAGTCTTAA
- a CDS encoding TldD/PmbA family protein, giving the protein MLTNTLLLSNQLPTLKYSSTTERFDETWEAPLATLLGLGRAAGADFIEFFLERRNYINCLAEDDAITSISPSFATGAGVRVFRGKGDCYVSTNDLSFAGLKAALEKGLSILGLQLPAPYSFIPEINLELLRDYATKRGKDSWLGLCSSIREMGEILLDGNAALMQKASHVQSRRAIYFRDWQEVLVASSDGTFARDIRLTQSVGFNLLSADGANRSSIGERAGNTSDANFLRTWDYTQAAEQIAESAGKMLYADYVESGNYPIIMANHFGGVIFHEACGHLLETTQIERNTTPFADKKGEKIAHESLTAWDEGRSDNAFGTIDMDDEGMPAQRTLLIEKGILKNFLADRAGSWRTGHPRTGSGRRQNYTFAAASRMRNTYIATGEYTNEDLFASIDKGIYCKKMGGGSVGATGQFNFSVDEAYLIENGKITKPLKGAILIGEAKEIMNKISMCSQDLELAPGFCGSVSGSIYTTVGQPHIKVDSITVGGR; this is encoded by the coding sequence ATGCTTACAAATACCCTACTTCTCTCGAACCAACTACCAACTTTAAAATACTCCTCCACTACAGAACGATTCGATGAAACGTGGGAAGCCCCCCTGGCAACCCTTTTGGGACTAGGACGCGCCGCTGGTGCTGACTTCATCGAATTTTTCTTAGAGCGTCGCAATTACATTAATTGTTTAGCAGAAGACGATGCCATCACCAGCATTTCACCTAGTTTTGCTACAGGTGCAGGGGTGAGAGTCTTTCGCGGCAAAGGTGATTGCTATGTGAGTACAAATGACCTTTCCTTTGCTGGGTTGAAAGCAGCTTTAGAAAAAGGACTTTCCATTTTAGGGTTACAACTACCCGCACCTTATTCTTTTATCCCAGAAATTAACCTCGAATTATTGCGAGACTACGCCACAAAACGCGGTAAAGATAGCTGGTTAGGGCTGTGTAGCTCTATCCGCGAAATGGGCGAAATCCTCTTGGACGGTAATGCTGCTCTCATGCAAAAAGCCAGCCATGTCCAATCACGCCGCGCCATTTATTTCCGAGATTGGCAAGAAGTGTTAGTCGCCTCTAGTGATGGCACCTTTGCCCGTGACATTCGCCTCACCCAGTCTGTAGGATTTAACTTATTGTCTGCCGATGGTGCTAATCGTTCTTCTATTGGTGAACGTGCAGGAAATACTAGCGATGCTAACTTCCTGAGAACTTGGGACTATACCCAAGCCGCCGAGCAAATCGCTGAATCTGCTGGCAAAATGCTGTATGCAGATTATGTTGAATCTGGTAATTACCCCATCATCATGGCCAATCACTTTGGCGGGGTAATCTTCCACGAAGCCTGCGGACACCTGCTAGAAACCACCCAAATTGAGCGCAATACTACCCCCTTTGCCGACAAAAAAGGCGAAAAAATTGCCCATGAAAGTTTAACAGCTTGGGATGAAGGACGTTCTGACAATGCCTTCGGGACAATTGACATGGATGACGAAGGTATGCCGGCACAGAGAACATTACTCATAGAAAAAGGTATTCTCAAGAATTTCTTAGCCGATAGAGCCGGTTCTTGGCGTACCGGACACCCCAGAACAGGTAGCGGCCGCCGCCAAAATTATACCTTTGCTGCTGCCAGCCGGATGCGTAACACCTACATTGCCACTGGGGAATACACCAACGAAGATTTATTTGCCTCTATTGATAAAGGCATTTACTGTAAAAAAATGGGTGGCGGTAGTGTTGGCGCTACAGGTCAATTTAACTTTAGTGTGGATGAAGCTTACTTAATTGAAAATGGCAAAATTACCAAGCCATTAAAAGGAGCAATTTTAATTGGTGAAGCCAAGGAAATTATGAATAAAATTTCTATGTGTTCCCAAGATTTAGAATTAGCTCCAGGCTTCTGTGGTTCCGTCAGTGGCAGCATTTACACCACAGTTGGACAACCACATATTAAAGTTGATTCCATCACCGTCGGCGGACGTTAA
- a CDS encoding TldD/PmbA family protein: MPNIQEIANYAKENADKLGIKKFDIYGSTIDETSVQVDQGEPKQVKASNRSGVTVRVWNEQNTIGITSTTDVDPKGLELALKTAYDASFFGVKENVPDFSPEATVPIAQIPKDKAPQAPVAELIEKLLVAEKELLTAHPAIKGVPYNGLAQRDIDRFYLNSDGAVRTESHSIASVYLYSKTEEENKKPRSGNSFRISHSVDNLDINGCIKEAADKTISHLNYEKVKSGKYLVVFSPDAFLSLLGAFSNLFNAQSILDNQSLSTPDDLGKEIAAPLLSVYDDALHPANVGAETFDGEGTPTRKVALIENGVLTGFLHSAGTAKRMNAQPTGNASIGAKVSVSPNFYHVFAAANPEQEFSLATAENVILIDDLQALHAGVKALQGSFSLPFDGWLINKGEKTSIESATVAGDFLQVLKSIVYLEKEVELTPGGVCPRVWVEGLSITGE; encoded by the coding sequence ATGCCAAATATCCAAGAAATCGCCAATTACGCCAAGGAAAATGCTGATAAACTTGGCATCAAAAAATTTGACATTTATGGCTCAACCATAGATGAAACTAGCGTCCAAGTAGATCAGGGTGAGCCAAAACAAGTTAAAGCCTCAAATCGCTCTGGAGTTACAGTGCGTGTTTGGAATGAGCAAAACACAATTGGGATTACTAGCACCACAGATGTAGATCCCAAAGGATTAGAACTAGCGCTAAAAACTGCCTACGATGCTAGTTTCTTTGGCGTTAAAGAAAATGTTCCCGATTTCAGTCCAGAGGCGACAGTTCCGATTGCTCAAATACCAAAAGATAAAGCGCCTCAAGCCCCAGTTGCGGAACTGATAGAAAAATTACTGGTAGCAGAAAAAGAATTACTAACTGCTCATCCAGCCATTAAAGGTGTACCTTACAACGGTTTAGCGCAAAGAGATATTGACAGATTTTATCTCAACAGTGATGGTGCAGTTAGAACCGAATCTCACTCCATCGCCTCAGTTTATCTTTACAGCAAAACTGAAGAAGAAAATAAAAAACCTCGCAGTGGTAATAGTTTTAGAATTAGCCACAGTGTTGATAATCTTGACATTAATGGCTGTATTAAAGAAGCCGCAGACAAAACTATCAGTCACTTAAACTACGAAAAAGTTAAATCTGGTAAATATTTAGTTGTGTTTTCTCCAGATGCTTTTTTAAGTTTGTTGGGTGCTTTTTCTAATTTATTTAACGCTCAAAGCATTTTAGATAATCAAAGTTTGTCTACTCCTGATGATTTAGGCAAAGAAATTGCTGCTCCTTTGCTTTCAGTTTATGATGATGCTCTGCACCCTGCTAATGTTGGTGCGGAAACTTTTGATGGCGAAGGTACTCCTACTCGGAAGGTGGCGTTAATTGAAAATGGTGTGTTAACAGGATTTTTACATAGTGCGGGTACAGCTAAAAGAATGAATGCTCAACCCACAGGTAACGCGAGTATTGGTGCAAAAGTTAGCGTTAGTCCCAATTTTTATCATGTATTTGCAGCCGCTAACCCTGAGCAAGAATTTAGTTTAGCAACTGCGGAAAATGTAATTTTAATTGATGATTTGCAAGCTTTACACGCTGGTGTAAAAGCTTTACAAGGCTCATTTTCTTTACCGTTTGATGGTTGGTTAATCAACAAAGGTGAGAAGACAAGTATTGAATCAGCTACAGTTGCTGGGGATTTTTTACAAGTTCTCAAGTCAATTGTGTACCTAGAAAAAGAAGTCGAATTAACCCCAGGCGGTGTTTGTCCGAGAGTATGGGTTGAGGGACTTTCAATTACTGGGGAATAA
- a CDS encoding helix-turn-helix domain-containing protein, with protein sequence MSRPFKIEIAESEAELKKRLQTANVGNQKEKLMMLWWIKSGQVHEQQEIGKRLALDTSTVTRWLQRYRVGGLDELLEIKKAPGAKRKIDEVAIAALTEELKTGKGFSSYGAIVEWLKKEQGLEVEYATVYALVRYKLGAKLKVPRPQSHKQDEKLVSEFKKNSVSLSRG encoded by the coding sequence ATGAGCCGCCCTTTTAAGATTGAAATTGCAGAAAGCGAAGCAGAATTAAAGAAACGTCTACAAACAGCCAACGTAGGAAACCAGAAAGAAAAACTGATGATGCTGTGGTGGATAAAAAGCGGACAGGTTCATGAACAGCAAGAAATTGGAAAACGCTTGGCTCTAGATACATCAACTGTCACAAGGTGGTTACAAAGATATAGAGTCGGTGGACTAGATGAATTATTAGAAATTAAAAAAGCTCCGGGAGCAAAACGAAAAATTGATGAGGTAGCGATCGCGGCACTAACAGAGGAGTTAAAAACAGGAAAAGGCTTTAGTAGCTATGGCGCAATAGTGGAGTGGTTAAAAAAAGAACAGGGACTGGAAGTAGAGTATGCAACAGTATATGCGTTAGTTAGATATAAATTAGGAGCAAAGCTCAAAGTACCACGTCCACAAAGCCATAAGCAGGATGAGAAGTTAGTATCTGAGTTTAAAAAAAACTCGGTATCATTATCGAGAGGCTAG
- a CDS encoding IS630 family transposase produces the protein MCQDETRVGLKTLTGKVITAAGVKPTVAVKWERENFWIYGAIEPLTGQHFQQEYPHLNGEYFQQFLDCLSQQLGSDYAILQIDQAPAHISSAINWPENIIPLLQPPHAPELNPIERLWQFLKKSLKNELFSDLQDLRTRLQQLFEQLTSQQVISISSYNFILEALFYAASY, from the coding sequence CTGTGTCAGGATGAAACCAGGGTGGGATTAAAAACTTTAACGGGAAAAGTAATTACGGCCGCTGGAGTCAAACCAACTGTAGCAGTGAAATGGGAAAGAGAAAATTTTTGGATTTATGGTGCAATTGAACCATTAACAGGACAACATTTTCAGCAAGAATACCCGCATCTCAATGGTGAGTATTTTCAACAGTTTTTAGACTGCTTATCGCAACAATTAGGTTCAGATTATGCAATTTTACAAATAGACCAAGCTCCTGCTCATATCAGTAGTGCGATTAATTGGCCTGAAAATATTATTCCCCTGCTGCAACCACCTCATGCTCCTGAGCTTAATCCCATTGAAAGGCTATGGCAGTTTCTCAAAAAATCTCTCAAGAATGAACTGTTTTCTGACTTGCAAGACTTACGCACTCGCCTACAGCAATTGTTCGAGCAATTAACATCTCAACAGGTGATTTCTATCTCTTCTTATAACTTTATTTTAGAAGCTCTTTTCTATGCAGCTTCATATTAA
- a CDS encoding 2TM domain-containing protein, whose protein sequence is MAAFEPNNHRSYSQEDVQRILQLAIARQADDQDKEFSYELLLEIAGELDISPESLQLAETDWRSQQSEIQQRQAFDTYRLSKFKKRLGNFVIVNSFLILVNFFLIVPSIHWSLGICLFWGLTVGLDFWNNFYAKGEAYEIAFQKWHRQHQLKQNFNTAMKTANTLVNKWLKSLQV, encoded by the coding sequence ATGGCGGCATTTGAACCTAATAATCACCGTTCTTATAGTCAAGAAGATGTCCAACGCATTCTTCAATTGGCGATCGCCCGTCAAGCTGATGACCAAGATAAAGAATTTTCTTATGAATTATTATTAGAAATCGCTGGTGAGTTAGATATATCACCAGAGTCTTTACAATTAGCTGAAACAGACTGGCGATCGCAACAAAGCGAAATTCAACAACGTCAGGCTTTCGATACTTACCGTCTCTCAAAGTTTAAAAAACGTTTGGGTAATTTTGTTATTGTCAATAGTTTTTTAATATTAGTTAATTTTTTTCTGATTGTTCCTAGTATTCATTGGTCACTAGGTATTTGCCTATTTTGGGGCTTGACTGTTGGGCTAGACTTTTGGAATAACTTTTACGCTAAGGGTGAAGCCTATGAAATCGCTTTTCAAAAATGGCATCGTCAACATCAGTTAAAGCAAAACTTCAATACAGCAATGAAAACTGCCAATACCCTTGTTAATAAATGGCTGAAATCATTGCAGGTTTAG